Proteins from a single region of Neomonachus schauinslandi chromosome 10, ASM220157v2, whole genome shotgun sequence:
- the YTHDF1 gene encoding YTH domain-containing family protein 1 isoform X2: MSATSVDPQRTKGQDNKVSVQNGSLHQKDTVHDNDFEPYLSGQSNQSNSYPSMADPYLSSYYPPSIGFPYSLNEAPWSTGGDPPIPYLTTYGQLSNGDHHFMHDAVFGQPGGLGNNIYQHRFNFFPENPAFSAWGTSGSQGQQAQSSAYGSSYTYPPSSLGGTIVDGQTGFHSDTLNKAPGMNSLEQGMVGLKIGDVTTSAVKTVGSVVSSVAMTGVLSGNGGTGVNMPVSKPTSWAAIASKPAKPQPKIKAKSGPVIGAALPPPPIKHNMDIGTWDNKGPMPKAPAPQQTPAPQSAPQSQPVVQPLPAQPPPLAQPQYPNPQQPPQTRWVAPRNRNVAFGQSGGTGGDGNSPGNAQPNSAPTVESHPVLEKLKAAHSYNPKEFDWNLKSGRVFIIKSYSEDDIHRSIKYSIWCSTEHGNKRLDGAFRAASSKGPVYLLFSVNGSGHFCGVAEMRSPVDYGTSAGVWSQDKWKGKFDVKWIFVKDVPNNQLRHIRLENNDNKPVTNSRDTQEVPLEKAKQVLKIIASYKHTTSIFDDFSHYEKRQEEEEVVRKERQNRNKQ, translated from the exons AGTAACAGTTACCCCTCCATGGCGGATCCTTACCTGTCCAGCTATTACCCACCGTCCATCGGATTTCCTTACTCCCTCAACGAGGCACCCTGGTCTACCGGAGGGGACCCTCCGATCCCATACCTCACCACCTATGGACAGCTCAGTAACGGAGACCATCATTTTATGCATGATGCTGTTTTTGGGcagcctgggggcctgggaaACAACATCTATCAACACAGGTTTAATTTTTTCCCCGAAAACCCTGCCTTCTCGGCCTGGGGGACAAGTGGGTCTCAGGGGCAGCAGGCTCAGAGCTCCGCGTATGGGAGCAGCTACACTTACCCACCAAGCTCTCTGGGTGGCACGATTGTGGATGGGCAGACGGGCTTTCACAGTGACACCCTCAACAAGGCCCCTGGAATGAACAGCCTGGAGCAGGGCATGGTGGGCCTGAAGATCGGGGATGTCACCACCTCTGCCGTCAAGACTGTGGGGTCAGTCGTTAGCAGTGTGGCGATGACTGGTGTCCTTTCTGGCAATGGTGGGACAGGCGTAAATATGCCAGTTTCAAAGCCGACCTCGTGGGCTGCCATTGCCAGCAAGCCGGCAAAACCCCAGCCGAAAATTAAAGCTAAGAGCGGACCTGTAATCggggctgccctgccccctccaccgATAAAGCATAACATGGACATTGGCACCTGGGACAACAAGGGGCCCATGCCCAAGGCTCCGGCTCCCCAGCAGACTCCGGCCCCCCAGTCTGCCCCCCAGTCCCAGCCGGTTGTGCAGCCTCTTCCCGCTCAGCCTCCCCCTTTGGCCCAACCACAGTATCCGAACCCTCAGCAGCCACCCCAAACCCGCTGGGTCGCCCCTCGCAACAGAAATGTGGCATTTGGGCAGAGTGGAGGGACCGGCGGTGATGGTAACTCTCCTGGAAATGCCCAGCCTAATTCTGCCCCCACCGTGGAGTCCCACCCCGTTCTTGAGAAACTGAAAGCTGCCCACAGCTATAACCCTAAAGAGTTTGATTGGAATCTTAAAAGCGGACGTGTTTTCATCATAAAAAGCTACTCCGAGGACGACATCCACCGCTCCATCAAGTACTCCATCTGGTGCAGCACCGAGCATGGCAACAAGCGTCTGGACGGTGCGTTCCGTGCCGCGAGCAGCAAGGGGCCGGTGTACCTGCTTTTCAGCGTCAACGGGAGCGGGCACTTCTGCGGGGTGGCGGAGATGAGGTCGCCCGTGGACTACGGCACGAGCGCTGGGGTCTGGTCTCAGGACAAGTGGAAGGGCAAGTTCGACGTGAAGTGGATCTTCGTCAAGGACGTGCCCAACAACCAGCTCCGGCACATCAGGCTGGAGAACAATGACAACAAGCCGGTCACCAACTCCCGCGACACCCAGGAGGTGCCCttagaaaaagcaaagcaagtgCTGAAAATTATCGCTTCCTACAAGCACACAACCTCCATCTTTGACGACTTTTCTCACTATGAGAAgcgccaggaggaggaggaggtggtgcgCAAG gaACGGCAGAATCGAAACAAACAATAA
- the YTHDF1 gene encoding YTH domain-containing family protein 1 isoform X1 produces the protein MSATSVDPQRTKGQDNKVQNGSLHQKDTVHDNDFEPYLSGQSNQSNSYPSMADPYLSSYYPPSIGFPYSLNEAPWSTGGDPPIPYLTTYGQLSNGDHHFMHDAVFGQPGGLGNNIYQHRFNFFPENPAFSAWGTSGSQGQQAQSSAYGSSYTYPPSSLGGTIVDGQTGFHSDTLNKAPGMNSLEQGMVGLKIGDVTTSAVKTVGSVVSSVAMTGVLSGNGGTGVNMPVSKPTSWAAIASKPAKPQPKIKAKSGPVIGAALPPPPIKHNMDIGTWDNKGPMPKAPAPQQTPAPQSAPQSQPVVQPLPAQPPPLAQPQYPNPQQPPQTRWVAPRNRNVAFGQSGGTGGDGNSPGNAQPNSAPTVESHPVLEKLKAAHSYNPKEFDWNLKSGRVFIIKSYSEDDIHRSIKYSIWCSTEHGNKRLDGAFRAASSKGPVYLLFSVNGSGHFCGVAEMRSPVDYGTSAGVWSQDKWKGKFDVKWIFVKDVPNNQLRHIRLENNDNKPVTNSRDTQEVPLEKAKQVLKIIASYKHTTSIFDDFSHYEKRQEEEEVVRKERQNRNKQ, from the exons AGTAACAGTTACCCCTCCATGGCGGATCCTTACCTGTCCAGCTATTACCCACCGTCCATCGGATTTCCTTACTCCCTCAACGAGGCACCCTGGTCTACCGGAGGGGACCCTCCGATCCCATACCTCACCACCTATGGACAGCTCAGTAACGGAGACCATCATTTTATGCATGATGCTGTTTTTGGGcagcctgggggcctgggaaACAACATCTATCAACACAGGTTTAATTTTTTCCCCGAAAACCCTGCCTTCTCGGCCTGGGGGACAAGTGGGTCTCAGGGGCAGCAGGCTCAGAGCTCCGCGTATGGGAGCAGCTACACTTACCCACCAAGCTCTCTGGGTGGCACGATTGTGGATGGGCAGACGGGCTTTCACAGTGACACCCTCAACAAGGCCCCTGGAATGAACAGCCTGGAGCAGGGCATGGTGGGCCTGAAGATCGGGGATGTCACCACCTCTGCCGTCAAGACTGTGGGGTCAGTCGTTAGCAGTGTGGCGATGACTGGTGTCCTTTCTGGCAATGGTGGGACAGGCGTAAATATGCCAGTTTCAAAGCCGACCTCGTGGGCTGCCATTGCCAGCAAGCCGGCAAAACCCCAGCCGAAAATTAAAGCTAAGAGCGGACCTGTAATCggggctgccctgccccctccaccgATAAAGCATAACATGGACATTGGCACCTGGGACAACAAGGGGCCCATGCCCAAGGCTCCGGCTCCCCAGCAGACTCCGGCCCCCCAGTCTGCCCCCCAGTCCCAGCCGGTTGTGCAGCCTCTTCCCGCTCAGCCTCCCCCTTTGGCCCAACCACAGTATCCGAACCCTCAGCAGCCACCCCAAACCCGCTGGGTCGCCCCTCGCAACAGAAATGTGGCATTTGGGCAGAGTGGAGGGACCGGCGGTGATGGTAACTCTCCTGGAAATGCCCAGCCTAATTCTGCCCCCACCGTGGAGTCCCACCCCGTTCTTGAGAAACTGAAAGCTGCCCACAGCTATAACCCTAAAGAGTTTGATTGGAATCTTAAAAGCGGACGTGTTTTCATCATAAAAAGCTACTCCGAGGACGACATCCACCGCTCCATCAAGTACTCCATCTGGTGCAGCACCGAGCATGGCAACAAGCGTCTGGACGGTGCGTTCCGTGCCGCGAGCAGCAAGGGGCCGGTGTACCTGCTTTTCAGCGTCAACGGGAGCGGGCACTTCTGCGGGGTGGCGGAGATGAGGTCGCCCGTGGACTACGGCACGAGCGCTGGGGTCTGGTCTCAGGACAAGTGGAAGGGCAAGTTCGACGTGAAGTGGATCTTCGTCAAGGACGTGCCCAACAACCAGCTCCGGCACATCAGGCTGGAGAACAATGACAACAAGCCGGTCACCAACTCCCGCGACACCCAGGAGGTGCCCttagaaaaagcaaagcaagtgCTGAAAATTATCGCTTCCTACAAGCACACAACCTCCATCTTTGACGACTTTTCTCACTATGAGAAgcgccaggaggaggaggaggtggtgcgCAAG gaACGGCAGAATCGAAACAAACAATAA
- the YTHDF1 gene encoding YTH domain-containing family protein 1 isoform X3, with amino-acid sequence MADPYLSSYYPPSIGFPYSLNEAPWSTGGDPPIPYLTTYGQLSNGDHHFMHDAVFGQPGGLGNNIYQHRFNFFPENPAFSAWGTSGSQGQQAQSSAYGSSYTYPPSSLGGTIVDGQTGFHSDTLNKAPGMNSLEQGMVGLKIGDVTTSAVKTVGSVVSSVAMTGVLSGNGGTGVNMPVSKPTSWAAIASKPAKPQPKIKAKSGPVIGAALPPPPIKHNMDIGTWDNKGPMPKAPAPQQTPAPQSAPQSQPVVQPLPAQPPPLAQPQYPNPQQPPQTRWVAPRNRNVAFGQSGGTGGDGNSPGNAQPNSAPTVESHPVLEKLKAAHSYNPKEFDWNLKSGRVFIIKSYSEDDIHRSIKYSIWCSTEHGNKRLDGAFRAASSKGPVYLLFSVNGSGHFCGVAEMRSPVDYGTSAGVWSQDKWKGKFDVKWIFVKDVPNNQLRHIRLENNDNKPVTNSRDTQEVPLEKAKQVLKIIASYKHTTSIFDDFSHYEKRQEEEEVVRKERQNRNKQ; translated from the exons ATGGCGGATCCTTACCTGTCCAGCTATTACCCACCGTCCATCGGATTTCCTTACTCCCTCAACGAGGCACCCTGGTCTACCGGAGGGGACCCTCCGATCCCATACCTCACCACCTATGGACAGCTCAGTAACGGAGACCATCATTTTATGCATGATGCTGTTTTTGGGcagcctgggggcctgggaaACAACATCTATCAACACAGGTTTAATTTTTTCCCCGAAAACCCTGCCTTCTCGGCCTGGGGGACAAGTGGGTCTCAGGGGCAGCAGGCTCAGAGCTCCGCGTATGGGAGCAGCTACACTTACCCACCAAGCTCTCTGGGTGGCACGATTGTGGATGGGCAGACGGGCTTTCACAGTGACACCCTCAACAAGGCCCCTGGAATGAACAGCCTGGAGCAGGGCATGGTGGGCCTGAAGATCGGGGATGTCACCACCTCTGCCGTCAAGACTGTGGGGTCAGTCGTTAGCAGTGTGGCGATGACTGGTGTCCTTTCTGGCAATGGTGGGACAGGCGTAAATATGCCAGTTTCAAAGCCGACCTCGTGGGCTGCCATTGCCAGCAAGCCGGCAAAACCCCAGCCGAAAATTAAAGCTAAGAGCGGACCTGTAATCggggctgccctgccccctccaccgATAAAGCATAACATGGACATTGGCACCTGGGACAACAAGGGGCCCATGCCCAAGGCTCCGGCTCCCCAGCAGACTCCGGCCCCCCAGTCTGCCCCCCAGTCCCAGCCGGTTGTGCAGCCTCTTCCCGCTCAGCCTCCCCCTTTGGCCCAACCACAGTATCCGAACCCTCAGCAGCCACCCCAAACCCGCTGGGTCGCCCCTCGCAACAGAAATGTGGCATTTGGGCAGAGTGGAGGGACCGGCGGTGATGGTAACTCTCCTGGAAATGCCCAGCCTAATTCTGCCCCCACCGTGGAGTCCCACCCCGTTCTTGAGAAACTGAAAGCTGCCCACAGCTATAACCCTAAAGAGTTTGATTGGAATCTTAAAAGCGGACGTGTTTTCATCATAAAAAGCTACTCCGAGGACGACATCCACCGCTCCATCAAGTACTCCATCTGGTGCAGCACCGAGCATGGCAACAAGCGTCTGGACGGTGCGTTCCGTGCCGCGAGCAGCAAGGGGCCGGTGTACCTGCTTTTCAGCGTCAACGGGAGCGGGCACTTCTGCGGGGTGGCGGAGATGAGGTCGCCCGTGGACTACGGCACGAGCGCTGGGGTCTGGTCTCAGGACAAGTGGAAGGGCAAGTTCGACGTGAAGTGGATCTTCGTCAAGGACGTGCCCAACAACCAGCTCCGGCACATCAGGCTGGAGAACAATGACAACAAGCCGGTCACCAACTCCCGCGACACCCAGGAGGTGCCCttagaaaaagcaaagcaagtgCTGAAAATTATCGCTTCCTACAAGCACACAACCTCCATCTTTGACGACTTTTCTCACTATGAGAAgcgccaggaggaggaggaggtggtgcgCAAG gaACGGCAGAATCGAAACAAACAATAA